The proteins below are encoded in one region of uncultured Eubacteriales bacterium:
- a CDS encoding conserved exported hypothetical protein (Evidence 4 : Homologs of previously reported genes of unknown function), with product MKRRIVVVICTLALTLGLAVPVSAATTPVSCVERTETNSRYLRFDSVSLINSLRTGKSNSCFDLWQSLLTWLNKDCNAQPETPNKPEVPVEPETPIEPEIPAEPETPVEPETPIEPETPVEPETPVEPETPVEPETPVEPETPVEVTPPVETPDESTEQGDTFSAYAQQVLVLVNEQRAANGLSPLTLSSGLSTVAQAKAQDMKDNKYFSHTSPTYGSPFDMMKTYGITYRAAGENIAMGYATPQAVVNGWMNSSGHRANILNANYTQMGIGYVESGNYWCQMFIG from the coding sequence ATGAAACGAAGAATTGTTGTTGTTATCTGTACGCTTGCCTTAACCCTCGGCTTGGCTGTACCGGTATCCGCGGCGACGACGCCAGTTAGTTGTGTAGAAAGGACTGAAACGAATTCCCGCTATTTACGTTTTGATTCCGTTTCTCTCATCAATAGCCTAAGGACTGGTAAATCTAACAGCTGTTTTGATTTATGGCAAAGTCTGCTCACCTGGCTGAACAAGGACTGCAACGCGCAGCCTGAGACCCCAAACAAACCGGAAGTCCCAGTTGAACCGGAAACTCCAATCGAGCCGGAAATCCCGGCCGAGCCGGAAACCCCAGTCGAGCCGGAAACCCCAATCGAGCCGGAAACCCCGGTCGAGCCGGAAACCCCGGTCGAGCCGGAAACCCCGGTCGAGCCGGAAACCCCGGTCGAGCCGGAAACCCCGGTCGAAGTCACTCCCCCTGTTGAGACTCCCGACGAATCCACTGAGCAGGGCGATACTTTCAGCGCCTATGCCCAGCAAGTCTTGGTCTTAGTAAATGAACAGCGCGCCGCAAACGGTCTTTCGCCCTTGACCCTCAGCAGCGGTTTATCCACCGTAGCTCAGGCTAAGGCGCAGGACATGAAGGATAACAAATATTTTAGCCACACCAGCCCTACATATGGTTCGCCATTTGATATGATGAAAACCTATGGCATAACTTATAGAGCCGCCGGCGAAAATATCGCAATGGGCTATGCAACGCCCCAAGCCGTTGTAAATGGCTGGATGAATTCCTCCGGGCACCGGGCAAATATTCTCAATGCAAACTATACTCAGATGGGAATAGGCTACGTTGAGAGCGGAAATTACTGGTGCCAAATGTTTATTGGCTAA
- a CDS encoding hypothetical protein (Evidence 5 : No homology to any previously reported sequences), with protein sequence MLGIGAESIALLSGFVGSLNRGSDFDRGFRLDRGFRLDRGFRLDRGFRLDRGFRLDWGFRLDWGFRLGRDFRLDWSFRFNWDFRFVWGLRLRVAVLVQPGEQTLP encoded by the coding sequence TTGCTGGGCATAGGCGCTGAAAGTATCGCCCTGCTCAGTGGATTCGTCGGGAGTCTCAACAGGGGGAGTGACTTCGACCGGGGTTTCCGGCTCGACCGGGGTTTCCGGCTCGACCGGGGTTTCCGGCTCGACCGGGGTTTCCGGCTCGACCGGGGTTTCCGGCTCGATTGGGGTTTCCGGCTCGACTGGGGTTTCCGGCTCGGCCGGGATTTCCGGCTCGATTGGAGTTTCCGGTTCAACTGGGACTTCCGGTTTGTTTGGGGTCTCAGGCTGCGCGTTGCAGTCCTTGTTCAGCCAGGTGAGCAGACTTTGCCATAA
- a CDS encoding conserved hypothetical protein (Evidence 4 : Homologs of previously reported genes of unknown function) yields MSDVQFSQMELDPRIEKAVKEMGFDRATPIQEQVIPLICSGADVIARSQTGTGKTAAFAIPALEVIDTSAEKPTVQVLILCPTRELAQQAGEEIRKLARFLPGIRLVEVYGGANMERQFIQLRRANIVVGTPGRVMDHMRRGTIKLQHLKIIVLDEADEMLNMGFKEDIETILRDTPEERQTVLFSATMPPAILSLAKTFQRDPQTIEINKSQVTLEQIDQSCVEAPVSKKMEALNLLLRFHKPNRALVFCNTKRMVDELGEYLNNHGFSAESIHGDLKQVQRTRVMSEFKRGRVAILIATDVAARGIDVSDLDYVINYDIPMNTEYYIHRIGRTGRAGKSGSSITLFSGKRQMNALRELSRAVKAEIRQDSLPTQKEIEAREHERNVEAVVEAIERGAGAGYERMVAQLTERGYTPERIAAALLSIHYPDKELPEEIIVPLNREVRREADQRPVKTSLVSFTDVVVDIGSANRVEPKHLVGAITERSGISGKEVGKIEIYPDYSVVSIPENRVDGVVASMRDCKICGKNTRTVRLADQAWSEARRPRKASKAAQFSGQLVTKCNAARSSGPTRRKRKIPDFEG; encoded by the coding sequence ATGTCAGACGTGCAATTTTCCCAAATGGAGCTTGATCCCCGAATCGAGAAGGCTGTAAAGGAGATGGGGTTCGACCGCGCCACCCCAATTCAGGAGCAGGTGATCCCGCTCATATGCAGCGGAGCTGATGTGATAGCTAGGTCCCAGACCGGGACGGGCAAGACAGCGGCCTTTGCCATTCCTGCGCTGGAGGTCATTGATACCAGTGCTGAGAAACCCACGGTTCAAGTGCTGATTCTCTGTCCCACACGGGAATTAGCCCAGCAGGCGGGGGAGGAGATCCGCAAGCTCGCCCGTTTTCTGCCCGGCATTCGGCTGGTGGAGGTATATGGCGGCGCAAATATGGAGCGGCAGTTTATCCAGCTCAGACGGGCCAACATCGTTGTGGGTACTCCGGGCCGAGTGATGGACCATATGCGCCGCGGTACCATCAAGCTGCAGCATTTAAAGATAATCGTTCTGGATGAGGCCGACGAGATGCTCAACATGGGCTTTAAGGAGGACATTGAGACGATTTTGCGTGATACGCCAGAAGAGCGTCAGACTGTTCTCTTTTCCGCCACAATGCCCCCCGCTATTCTGAGCCTCGCTAAGACCTTTCAGCGAGATCCCCAGACCATAGAAATCAACAAGAGCCAGGTGACATTGGAGCAAATTGATCAGAGCTGCGTAGAGGCACCTGTCAGCAAAAAGATGGAGGCGCTCAATCTGCTGCTGCGGTTTCATAAACCCAACCGGGCCTTGGTTTTTTGCAATACGAAACGCATGGTCGATGAGCTGGGGGAGTACTTGAACAACCACGGCTTCAGCGCTGAGAGTATCCACGGTGACTTAAAACAGGTACAGCGTACCCGTGTGATGAGCGAATTCAAGCGTGGGCGCGTGGCGATTCTCATCGCCACCGACGTGGCGGCCCGTGGCATTGACGTCAGCGATTTGGACTACGTCATTAATTATGATATTCCTATGAATACGGAATACTATATCCACCGCATTGGCCGTACCGGGCGCGCGGGGAAATCAGGCAGCTCCATCACACTCTTCTCTGGCAAGCGGCAGATGAACGCCTTGCGGGAGCTGTCCCGAGCGGTCAAGGCAGAGATACGGCAAGACAGCTTGCCTACGCAGAAGGAGATCGAAGCGCGGGAGCACGAGAGGAATGTTGAGGCCGTGGTCGAAGCAATAGAACGCGGAGCTGGAGCGGGCTATGAACGCATGGTTGCACAGCTTACTGAGCGCGGTTATACGCCCGAACGCATTGCCGCCGCACTGTTGAGTATCCACTACCCCGACAAGGAGTTGCCTGAGGAAATCATCGTCCCCCTTAACCGTGAGGTGCGCAGGGAGGCGGATCAGCGTCCGGTCAAGACTTCTCTCGTCTCATTTACCGACGTGGTAGTAGATATCGGCTCGGCCAACCGAGTAGAACCCAAACACTTGGTAGGAGCAATTACCGAGCGCTCAGGTATTTCGGGCAAAGAGGTCGGGAAAATTGAGATTTATCCTGACTATTCGGTGGTTAGCATACCCGAAAACCGGGTAGACGGTGTGGTAGCGTCCATGCGAGACTGCAAAATCTGTGGCAAGAATACTAGGACAGTCCGCCTTGCCGATCAGGCGTGGAGTGAGGCCCGCCGGCCGCGCAAGGCCTCGAAAGCTGCCCAATTTTCCGGGCAGCTTGTGACCAAATGCAACGCGGCGCGTTCGTCAGGACCCACACGGCGGAAACGTAAGATTCCTGATTTTGAAGGGTAA
- a CDS encoding hypothetical protein (Evidence 5 : No homology to any previously reported sequences), which translates to MFGQSEIINLGETRDINDLRQSASDISIKI; encoded by the coding sequence TTGTTTGGCCAGAGTGAAATTATAAATTTAGGAGAGACTAGAGATATTAATGATTTAAGGCAGTCGGCAAGCGATATTTCCATCAAAATCTAG
- a CDS encoding hypothetical protein (Evidence 5 : No homology to any previously reported sequences), which translates to MAYFLGRSPQQILIEIQECEVLGAEMPDSTITLEIRELMPSLIKIRQRLWLLDFVWPE; encoded by the coding sequence ATGGCATATTTTTTAGGACGCAGTCCGCAGCAGATTCTTATAGAGATACAAGAGTGTGAAGTGCTGGGAGCTGAAATGCCCGATTCAACGATAACATTGGAGATAAGAGAACTTATGCCAAGCCTAATAAAAATCCGGCAACGATTGTGGTTACTGGATTTTGTTTGGCCAGAGTGA
- a CDS encoding hypothetical protein (Evidence 5 : No homology to any previously reported sequences) — protein MEMIIFAICLRFDKVDVPSSAYINRASGFACEFMKMIFVEIGAESNFMHMVAIP, from the coding sequence ATGGAAATGATCATCTTCGCAATTTGTTTGCGATTCGATAAAGTGGACGTGCCGTCCTCCGCCTACATCAATCGCGCCTCCGGTTTTGCCTGCGAATTCATGAAAATGATTTTCGTAGAAATCGGTGCGGAATCGAATTTCATGCACATGGTCGCCATTCCATAA
- a CDS encoding putative CAAX amino terminal protease (Evidence 3 : Function proposed based on presence of conserved amino acid motif, structural feature or limited homology) has translation MWNQDKQAPVWEYLGWTLLINSISYAISIIGEQTGILSGSLGSNINTVISTIIGGASPLYATYIVLKRHGDVCGISEFIRRIFHTTNIKKAVIVTAAFSIALLIAAILAGERTDYPWYIIIPAVPLMILGGGYEEIGWRGFLQPALEKRISYIPAVLIVSVVWFAWHVPLWFISFSNQSSYDLIPYSLQLTVNAFALAAIYKVSKSTIACVMFHAWGNAIGALYEWRIFATFPISKILLIYDCAVIIVSIAINIFVTRKNAKLK, from the coding sequence ATGTGGAATCAAGATAAGCAAGCCCCTGTCTGGGAGTATCTTGGATGGACGTTATTAATCAATAGTATCAGCTATGCGATAAGTATAATTGGTGAGCAGACTGGTATATTGTCCGGCTCTTTGGGGAGCAATATCAATACCGTTATAAGTACTATCATAGGGGGTGCTTCGCCACTTTATGCCACATATATAGTACTTAAAAGACACGGTGACGTGTGTGGGATATCTGAATTTATAAGACGTATTTTCCACACCACAAACATAAAAAAAGCAGTAATAGTCACGGCGGCTTTTTCTATTGCCTTGCTAATTGCGGCAATATTGGCAGGTGAACGCACAGACTACCCTTGGTATATCATCATTCCGGCAGTGCCGCTTATGATATTGGGCGGTGGTTATGAGGAGATTGGTTGGCGCGGTTTTTTACAGCCAGCGTTGGAAAAGAGGATATCATATATTCCAGCCGTGCTAATCGTATCTGTCGTTTGGTTTGCTTGGCATGTCCCGCTATGGTTTATTAGCTTTTCCAATCAATCGAGCTACGATCTTATACCATATTCACTTCAGTTGACCGTTAATGCCTTTGCATTAGCCGCTATTTATAAAGTATCGAAGAGCACAATTGCATGTGTTATGTTTCATGCTTGGGGGAACGCCATTGGCGCTCTATACGAATGGAGGATATTTGCCACTTTTCCTATCAGCAAGATATTGTTGATATACGATTGTGCGGTGATTATCGTCTCAATTGCGATTAATATATTCGTTACTCGTAAGAATGCTAAACTTAAATAA
- a CDS encoding conserved membrane hypothetical protein (Evidence 4 : Homologs of previously reported genes of unknown function) — MNFLFFYVNLIKAILVVAMIIQLFRRDYKKLVPAAVVIALTFVPWLLSLVHIQINALTGFLFPTVIFMAVYLGAGYKYYDLYPWWDRSIHFLSGILFFGFGMSLTEKELAVGLAGRLVFSFALSLALHEVWEVLEFLSDSVFHTDHQHWQKHSRVVNHQPKKAIQPPGLVDTMIDTIAGIIGAILACAGWWIFLTL, encoded by the coding sequence ATGAATTTTCTATTCTTTTATGTTAACCTGATTAAGGCAATACTGGTAGTTGCAATGATTATCCAATTGTTTAGGCGTGACTATAAAAAGCTTGTCCCAGCAGCAGTTGTGATAGCGCTTACTTTTGTGCCTTGGCTTCTTAGCCTGGTTCATATTCAAATTAACGCATTGACGGGATTCTTATTTCCGACTGTTATATTTATGGCTGTTTATCTCGGGGCAGGCTACAAATATTATGATTTATATCCATGGTGGGACAGAAGCATCCACTTCCTTTCCGGAATACTATTTTTCGGGTTCGGAATGTCGTTGACCGAAAAGGAATTAGCTGTCGGCCTTGCTGGCAGACTGGTGTTTAGTTTCGCCTTATCCTTGGCCTTGCACGAGGTTTGGGAGGTCTTAGAGTTCCTTAGCGACAGTGTTTTTCACACTGACCATCAGCATTGGCAAAAGCACAGCCGCGTCGTTAATCATCAGCCCAAGAAGGCTATCCAGCCGCCCGGTCTTGTGGATACTATGATCGATACCATTGCAGGTATTATCGGCGCGATATTGGCCTGTGCGGGGTGGTGGATTTTTTTGACGTTATAG
- a CDS encoding hypothetical protein (Evidence 5 : No homology to any previously reported sequences), with product MINDAAVLLPMLMVSVKNTVAKEL from the coding sequence ATGATTAACGACGCGGCTGTGCTTTTGCCAATGCTGATGGTCAGTGTGAAAAACACTGTCGCTAAGGAACTCTAA